The genomic interval GGTTATCTTCTTAATTAGACAGATTGATCTATGTTGTTCTGTCTTAGAAAGATGCACCAtggtttcaaacatatttaaatacaacaacaacaacaacaacaacaacaacaactttgaATGCATTTAAGCAATCATGCATATAGCATACAAACAGTTTACGAGCAAACAGGTAAAATTTAGCGAGaagcataataataaaatgtgaacacaaTATGAATGATTGTAAATTAGTACtagttaaatattttgcatttcaagGTAAATCCATAATGCTTTTAGAAACATTTCGTCgttaacaattaaacatgtatagcatcaaaaataatatttcattaaaaatccaAGTTAGCTGTGGTTTTACGATATATCTGCACCATGCAACATCGAGCAACAGATTATGGTAACTACTATGCCTTATCACTAAGCATCGTTAATATGTCCATCCCCATACACAGTGACCTCTCTTGGCGGAcgaagggaagtaaccgctgtgtGGGGTTTGTAATCTTGTACGGACGTTACTTGTTACTGCTACTAAACGGGTTGACCATTATAACACTCCTATACACATGGATGTGCTTCATTGCTAAAATAgatcatataatataatatgtgtttacGCCTAAAATAACCTTTAAGTCGTTTTATATCACTGCCACAACGAATGTTTGTCCGAATGGTGCACCAtacttttcaaacatatttccGGCATATAGATCAGGATCAGAAACGTAACATGGCAGTCTTTATAGGCATTCTTTGGCTGCATGTATATTCACTGCTAGAATCAGCTACAGAAACGTAAATCAACGGATCCTGTATGTTACATGTCACCTTACATACCGGCCATGTTTGGTACGTTTGATACACcataattaatatcaaatttcCGGCACACAGATTGTCCCCAAATAGCGGCACGGGATGACCCCGACATTACGCTTTCATCGTACGACACGGGGCCGGGAACCATAGTAGTAGTTTCATGCTCGGGTTTCGGACGACACGTGGATGGGCCCACTAGGCTGGTCTGCAACGGTGGCCAATGGTCAGACACTCCTAGCACTACATGTAAAAGTAAGAAGTTATTTAGAACATATGTTAAATTATTACTTATACATATATGCACATGGTTTCATCAAGCGccattaatatgtttataatttactATGATGAATATTCTGAGACAAGgcatattttttaagatgtgtGGTTACCCTTTCTATATATCCCCAAAATTACACTtagcatttttttaagtattttcttacttttatatgtaaaagtaagaaaaaacttaaaacatatgcTAAGTGTAACTTAGTTAAGTATGCACTTGCTTTCATCAAACGCCATAAAATGTTAATCATTGACTATGGTTTAATATTCTAAGGCATGACATATTTTCAATAGTATATGTAAAGGCAGTATAGGTCCTCAGATGTGTGGTCTGCCTTACTATGTACTATTGTACAATTTAACATTACAATTACAAACAATGAGTCAAATGTATGTGCACGCGCGATTTTCATCTAATTAACAGACATATTGGACAATCGCTTTAACAAATCTTAATTTCTgagttataatatatttgtttttcaaaaataaagttatattgatCAATTCAGACAAAGCTTATTTTAGGAAAACGTGTTGAActataaatacaatgtataaatattgcatggcttccagtctgacagtacatattgtcaacatgagggaaaaACTGTTTCCCGATGCGAAGGCGAGTTCGAGCTTGAGTTCTTTCGTGATACTGGGGCCTAGgctgggctggtattcataaagTCATTGTCTACCTTGTCACTTGCCGTATTTTAGGATCTCGATGGTCATATGATGTTAATACTTAATAATGTCTTAAATGCATTACCCCCATTGACGTTAATGAAAGaatatgtcaaaacaatatgttttaatttgacgATGAACGTTTTAAAACATCGAATTAAGCTAGGAAATGATTTCAGGTGTATTATAAATACAGCCCCAAAATGATACGCTACGAATTCCTGTTGCAAAAAAAATGGCTTTTATAATATTGCAGGTCAGTTGGACGACAAGGAGTCCTTATATCTTGGGATTGGCCTGGGGAGTGCAGCCCTGGTAATTGTGTGTATATTCTGGGTCTGTGTGGCCTACTTCTACTGCAAACATAAATGGAGAAGGAGGTATAACAGGTAGGGTCATCATGCTACTCTCCAGTTTATTCATATAGATGTGTTGTCTCCGGTTGATCAAAAgcggtaatgcaccagtcaattgtaaccacgcccctcccctggtccggggaatagcgggaactttgactttcggtccagccaatcccaggtaaaatccccgccctgtgggaacaaactgctggtttaatccccgccaaatgcccccccccccgctattttcggcgcgaaatCAAAGCCACCGCATACACTCGGTACTGCGGGGCCCGGTAAAAACATGGctcatttcccccgctatccccggtataccgcCGGACCTGACGGGGGCGGGGCGTGAtttcaattgactgatgcataaccTTAACATTTAAAGTAGAACggaatattttctatttaacgCCTTTAAGTTGTATATTAACACAAAGCATGCATTTCGTATCCACACACTACCCTTTCCACGGCGTTCGGCCTCTGTTCTGCCCAGTCTATGGTTGCTAGATAAATGATCTACCCCTAAAATGTTGAGACACAGTATTACCGCCCTTTGTTCGAAGTGCGCATGCCCAGAGTATACCACAATGCCTTGCTCCAAAAACCACACTGCATTGCTTTAAACTTCGCGGAAATTCTTGATATCGTCATCGAGTTTATGGTGATGAATGATCGTTGTTTAGCTGTCTGTTTCCcacatgcattttttaatcCTGGACCTTAGTACGTTACTGGGTGAGACATGAAATTGTTCCTCCAATATCTGGCGTTATGGTACAGTACCATGTAATTAGTTACGCAGTGTGGAcctaccacgtggtttgtgacgtcatattTGGTTATTGCAGGAAGCAAAATACATCTTACGATTTGGccacgatttttgaaaaaaaaaattctcaacATATCGTTCAGTAACCGAGTACAGTGTACATTTGTTCAGTACCCTGTgctatgttttgaaaaaaaatgaaatgaaaataacgaAATTTCAGCGATAATCCTATCTGAATCGAGACGTATTTTGCTTCCTGCAATAaccaaatgtgacgtcacaaaccacgggGTATGTCAACACTGTTACAGTGATAATGTATGTGCGATGGTACTATAGTATCTACACGGACAGGCCCAACTTTCACCAAATTATTCAATGTCAACTCACATCAAAAGTTATCTTCTCCTAGAATATGCTTATTAAAAACATTGGTCTAGCTCCAGAAAATTATTACAGTACAACTCGTTGTTTTATCAAGTACGCAAACATATGTTTgctctataattatttttctttaaaatattgacaaaaagtTATATCAGCACAAAAAGTAAATGCACGTAAGCCCTTTTTTGCTATTTCTTAAAGAAaaacttttactcccaaataagaattCTCACAATATTACTACTGTTATCATATACCCAAAAGGATAAATAAAAGTCGAAAAGAATAGTTCGTATAAaaaataccgagtttaatttgaaagaaaggtgcagaaaacatggtatttctaccttataagacgatagtagatcacagtaaatctttcagcactcaccaatcatttgatatattttcgttttcaactattaaaaacacagtttcaatcttgttatcagttattaatattttccataaatgcattatttagtaagtagtttagaTTTATCACTGAAAAATTATTttcgttatacatgtgtttgtatttattttaaataagagagTCATTTAAAGAATACCTTAGTTTATATTATAAACCAAATATTACGAGATGACGCCAACATTTTAATAAGTTATAAAAATCGTCTTAGCATTTTTGAATGTCCCTGGTACAAAACATAAAAGCACACATACATTCCATAAATATCACAATTTCATAGTTTTTGAAGGTAACCTCCTCGGTCAGGGAAAACGTAATAAGAGCTCACAGGAGGTTTAAAGGCGAAGAACTTAgattgatgaaaaaataataatacatactAAATTATGTGTAACTCACTTGATTTGAATGATCAAACAAAATATCTCATAATTTGTGTACAGGTAAAATATATAATCCTTTGATAACTAGTTAATTAATCGCTACGTTGCCACACATTCCACAGTTAAAAGGCGCCAACGGTAACATGTttgaaactgtacacaaaaaatgttattctttgtatgatttaagtcaaatgagttaatattataatacattgaAATTAGAAAATGCATCAACCTGTAATGTgcgcttaaagctgcactctcacagatttaccatttttacaacttttttgtcttggaaagagcaaacttttgcgcagatatctgtaaaccaatgatataagatagctgacaaaaaatcagatcgtagattttcatatttccgttcgaaaattaatgttttatggtttaaccCGTtcctaacggtttaagaaaaatgtataaaacaacatttttttaacttaaatataaaaatctgctatctattttttgtcagcagtcttataaagttggtttccatggattttcgcaaagaATGActcgttcctagacaaaaatataagagttatcaaaaCGCACAATTTGTGAGAGCTCAGCTTTAAAGAACCCGACCCTACACAAGCTACTTCTCTCATTGCTCCAGTAACTACTATGTTTAATATTGCTGCCTGGCTACcgcatgttgtttttgtatcatttgaaagagtaTTGCTTGTTAAACTACTCAAATCTAAAATGAATGACCGAATCTTTATAATACATAGAGCTACTGCAGGATGTATTTTAACTCTTCATTTCAAATAAGACTTAACGTGAAGTGCACTACTTGGCTGCTTCTTCGAGACCTGATGAGTTTGTTTGTTACATTATCTTCTGTCActtgtttacatatatacattttttgcGCCTAAAACCCTTTCAAGTTTTACCAATATAATACGGTGTAAACGGGCATCCAATGATCACATATTTGTGCATCAGATACCTTTAACCGGTTAACGAGTCTTAAGCCTCACAGTTAGatcagaatgtattttaaagaaaagaatgtATCTCCATTTTCAGTAGCTTTGGCAGCGAATACCGAGAGGACAAAATACGGCAACCAATGCATGGTAATTATAGCATAATGTCAAACTACTTTAACCAATGCATGTTTATTATAGCATATGTCAAACTAATTCCACCAATGCATGGCAATTATTTACACAGTAAGTGGGTCATCTCATCAACGGGCGTACGACCAGTCGTACCATCAACATTTTCAACTGAGTATACAAAGGGGTTGTtggaaataatgataataatttaacttGTAAATCTAAATATGCATGAATTATATCTCGATACaaccaatattaaatgatttgaaatgtGATCGTACGACTCTTGATACGATGGCAACAGCGTGTATTAATCAAAACAACACTGAATAACACcgaatgaaatatttgtataaattttctCATGTACTGGCTGCTGCCAGGTTAACCAGTATCCTATCACTAACAATAATTTATCGTTACCATGACAACATAGATTTCTTCCCGACATCACATCCCTGGGGACCGCCACCTGGCTACGACAGTTTTCCGTACAGAAGTAGACGGGGCTACCGTTTCCACGACAACCGGCGATACGGTTATTACGGCAACAACGGAATTGATTTCCATAAAAACCGCGGTTACCATGACAATGAAGGTTTCAAACGCGGAAGTTATTCTGATGTCTCAAGAATTTCTATCCGAAAACATCGACACGATTGGGATAATGAAGATTACTTTGGTGACAAGAAGTTTAGGAGAGGAAGCTTCTCAGATCGTTCAAATGATTCATTCAGACGTCGTTACCATGGACACAGAAGACATTCTGATGGCGAAAATAACTATCGAAGGACTCGGCGGTTTTCGGACGGGGATTTAGGTTATCACCAAAGAACTCGCTTTTCGGGTGGAAACAGGCTTTTGGATGACGGCAGGCATTCATTTGACCGGAATTATAGTCGACATAGACGCAGATATTCAGGTAGCATTTACTGAAGATGCTAGCATATGATTTTATTGTTCACAAAATTATTCCAATTTacacctttttttttaaagagtttaGATACAGTGTGAAGCAACTTGAACCTTGCTCACAGAGATAATGATAACGTTCATCTAAGATAAACAGAATATTTGTAGCATTTACTAAGGATGCTATCatataatttttaacataattaattaaCATCTTTTTTCAAGAGTTTCGATACAGCGTGAAGCCACTTGAACCTTGGTCACAGAGATAATGTGGCGTTCGTTAAGATAGATAGAATATTTAGATATAGAATATTTAgatagatataatatatttttattttattgagaaGTTCGCCTCCATGTGCCATTTCGAAATAAATGTTCATGATCAAAGAATCATACTTGCGTCAAGTTATGTTTTTTAGACTATATTAAAGACACCCAATTctattcatttcttttatttagcAGAAACTCAGAGAAATAATTCGCTATATCGTAAAGGGCCCTTTATAAGAAGTTCGgcacaatttatttaagaatgtttCATTATAGATTAATTTTGTTCACGTTCTGTTTGCATCTTTTTACAGAAAAGTATTTCGACAAATTGAATATGACTTTTAATCgtgttaaattatttcaaactatCCAATGATCACCGTTTTGTGGCTTCTGAGtgatacattttcaaatgaaaaagatatttgataaaatcGAGAAAAAATGTCACTTGCACTTTTGAATGCCTTTTCCCCTTAAAATCGGAACAACCACCATAAAGCCACAATAAGATGTTGATTGGATAGTGTCAAATATGTTGGCACCTAAAACCATTCACCTTCTTGATCAAAGTTTCCCTTTTGAACGCAAACTATTTGAGAGTCAAACTCTGACAATATCTTCTTTCTTAAAATTGGCTTAGCTTTCAAAGCAACGGAATCCTACGGTCATCGTGTCCTTGTCCCTCGCCCCTTGGAATTATCTAAGGAAAACAACTCGAGGTTTGTTTGTTACATCCGCGCATCTTTTTTCGATCATTTTATACAGTAAATCATTTCAGTACTCTCGTAAAATGGCATGAAAAAGACGCGAGATCTCACTTTAAGCTCCGCGCAACTTTTTCTCAGGCTGGGGTGTTTCTTTTTGTAgtgataatgcaccagtcaattgtaaccacggacacccccccccccggtccgggtaatagcggggattttgactttcggtccagccaagcccgggtaagatccccgtcctgcggggacaaactgctggtaaaatccccgccaaatgcccccgaactCCAGGGACTCTAAGTTAGGCCCAGTCCCGGCCatttttggcgcaaagacaaatccaccgcattcacccggcactgcggggccacctgaaaggtaaaaacacggcctatctccccggctatcccctgtatacccccggacctaggggggggggggcgtggttaaaattgactggtgacttaaataacttaaatgagTTAATGTTTAAGCTAAATCCGCTTACACATTTcataatttgaagaaaaactaGATTGTTAACACGTCATGACATGACACGTTCGTTTTTGCTAGTATTGCGTAATTGACAACTAAATTTCTGCAATACACCTAACACAGATACGCCTCTTCTATGTATAGTAAGTCATGCGGTCTGTAAATACTTCAACGAATTTTGAAATTGTAACTACGGCTAAGATGACAAACAGTTGActtatgaaaatatcaatattgacaaGCGCATTacgttaaagtgacactctaacGTTATagtgaaatcaatacatacacatgtataacaaacagaaatattgagtgataaaccttaaactgcttactcaataatgcatttatggaaaatattaatatctgataacaagattgtaacggtgtttataatagctgaaaacgcaaaaatattaaatgattggtgaatgctaaaagatttactgtgatctactatcgtctcataaggtagaaataccctgttttctgcatctttctttcaaattgaactcggtatccttaataaaaaccattgttttcgacattctgttttggtatataaaaacaattatattaatcgtgttaaatcttatttggtagtaagagtgcatctttaataagaaatatatcTGGCGTGAATATGCAATTATACACGCAACATTGAGTTAAGATGTTAAggattttaaatcataaagtCAGTGAATGTAATTAGTCATCGCTATTTACCGATTGACAACattgaaattttcaaaattgtaaatttacgTGAACAGCTCATGTGAGTTAACTGCTCGGACTTATGTCATGTATGTATTcttgtatattgtttttaaattatttcttcgTTTTGAGAGTTTTTAGGGttcaatacattatatatgaaaaacagaTTACAATTTGCATGGTCTCACTACGTAATTGACTGTTTCTATGATTAGTATTTGTCAATAGGTTGAATTCCATGTTAAGGATACCTTATGTTTGGTCAAGTAAAG from Mya arenaria isolate MELC-2E11 chromosome 7, ASM2691426v1 carries:
- the LOC128241804 gene encoding uncharacterized protein LOC128241804; this translates as MSNCPQIAARDDPDITLSSYDTGPGTIVVVSCSGFGRHVDGPTRLVCNGGQWSDTPSTTCKSQLDDKESLYLGIGLGSAALVIVCIFWVCVAYFYCKHKWRRRYNSSFGSEYREDKIRQPMHDFFPTSHPWGPPPGYDSFPYRSRRGYRFHDNRRYGYYGNNGIDFHKNRGYHDNEGFKRGSYSDVSRISIRKHRHDWDNEDYFGDKKFRRGSFSDRSNDSFRRRYHGHRRHSDGENNYRRTRRFSDGDLGYHQRTRFSGGNRLLDDGRHSFDRNYSRHRRRYSDPLYYGPYGPPVDKYYVSEPRIPYRTRPTVKVYEYEVEAPPYREEKIIEYVHEPVRRTPPPTVTYVKPRPIEIVEERPIIIESSPRYEQIIIKDDRPRLDNARYVSDRRSGFESVILDDDPVHVKYDVRAGRRTYTDVLPAAKIVELDDIEELMVPREVPIKSGHYEATTVDGSTSNYFFGRQDFHRSSRNGESALRRSAYNGNGDVRNGDSAFRRSTYTRNSDQNLRRSTYGGNDLRGTNLRGTQNELDHVLYHGKGKVTEIYEDPSEYALPKARIL